DNA from Hyalangium minutum:
CGCCGGTGATGAGCGAGCCATCGGCCTCATGGGGAAAGAGAAGCTGAGCCCCACCCGTGACGACCAGGGGGTACAGCCCTCCGGTGAGCACCAGGGTTACGAAACAGGCCCGCAGGGCCGTGAGGAGCGCGGATGCCATGGCGAAGTCCTTTCTCAAGCCAGCCCCACAGTGGTGAGCAGCACGTCGATGACCTTGATTCCCAGGAAGGGAACGATGACGCCGCCCACTCCATAGAGGAGCAGGCTGCGCCGCAGCAGCGCCGCCGCGCCGAGCGGCCGGTAGCGCACGCCCCTGAGCGCCAGCGGAATCAGCGCGATGATGATGAGCGCGTTGAAGATGACCGCCGCGAGGATGGCGCTGTAGGGCGACGACAGCCCCATCACGTTGAGCGGAGCCATCTGCGGGAACACCCCCATGAAGAGCGCGGGGAGGATGGCGAAGTACTTCGCCACGTCGTTGGCGATGGAGAAGGTGGTGAGCGTGCCGCGCGTCATGAGGAGCTGCTTGCCCACCTCCACCACCTCCAGGAGCTTGGTGGGGTTGGAGTCCAGGTCCACCATGTTGCCGGCCTCCTTGGCCGCCTGGGTGCCGGTGTTCATCGCCACGCCCACGTCCGCCTGAGCCAGCGCGGGCGCGTCGTTGGTTCCATCCCCCGTCATGGCCACCAGCTTGCCCTTGGCCTGCTCGGCGCGGATGAGGGCCAGCTTGGCCTCCGGGGTGGCCTCCGCCAGGAAGTCATCCACGCCCGCCTCCCGGGCAATGGCGGCAGCGGTGCGCGGGTTGTCGCCGGTGATCATCACCGTGCGGATGCCCATGGCGCGGAAGCGGTCGAAGCGCTCCCTGATGCCGCCCTTCACCACGTCCTTGAGGTGGATGATGCCCAGCAGCCGGGAGCCATCCGAGACAGCCAGCGGCGTGCCGCCCGCGTCACCAATGCGCCCGGCGGCCTGGGTCAGCTCGGCGGGGACGGAGCCACCCTGGCTCTGCACATGCTTGACGATGGCATCCACCGCGCCCTTGCGGATGCTGCGCGGGTGGGGATCCACGAGGTCGCACCCGCTCATGCGCGTCTGGGCGGTGAAGGGCACGAAGGTGGCCTGGTGCGCCTGGAGCTCGCGCGGGCGCATCCGGTAGGCATCCTTCACCAGCGTCACGATGGAGCGGCCCTCGGGCGTCTCGTCCGCGAGGCTGGCCAGCTGCGAGGCCTCGGCCAGCTCCTCCAGGCGCACGCCGGGCATGGGCAGCAGCTCCGTGGCCATGCGGTTGCCCAGGGTGATGGTGCCGGTCTTGTCCAGCAGCAGCGTGTCCACGTCTCCCGCCGCCTCCACCGCGCGGCCACTCATGGCCAGCACGTTCTTGCGCAGCAGCCGGTCCATGCCCGCGATGCCGATGGCGCTCAGCAGGCCACCGATGGTGGTGGGGATGAGGCACACCAGGAGCGCCACCACCGCCGTGCCTGACAGCCGCACCCCCGAGTAGAGCGCCAGGGGCACCAGCGTCACGCACGCCATCAGAAAGACGAGGGTCAGCCCCACCAGCAGGATGTGGAGGGCGATCTCATTGGGCGTCTTCTGCCGGGCCGCGCCCTCCACCAGGCCAATCATCCGGTCCAGGAAGGACTCGCCTGGGTTGACGGAGATGCGCACGACGATGCGATCCGAGAGCACCTTGGTGCCGCCCGTCACCGCCGAGCGGTCGCCGCCGGACTCGCGGATGACGGGAGCGGACTCGCCGGTGATGGCGGACTCGTCCACGCTGGCGATGCCCTCCACCACCTCGCCGTCACCCGGAATGAGGTCCCCCACCTCGCAGACCACGAGGTCGCCCTTGCGCAGGCTGGGGGCGGGCACGCGCTCCTCGCGCCCGTCCACGAGCCGGCGCGCGAGAGTGTCCTTGCGCATCTTCCTCAGCGCGCTCGCCTGCGCCTTGCCACGGCCCTCCGCTACGGCCTCAGCGAAGTTGGCGAAGAGGACGGTGAACCACAGCCACAGCGTCACCAAGACGGTGAACCACACCGGTGTGGTAGCGGGTCCTGGCGTGAAGAGTTCCTTCAGCACCAGCACCGTGGTGAGCAGGCTGCCTGTCCACACCACGAACATGACTGGGTTGCGGGCCACGTCCCGAGGGTGGAGCTTGCGCAGGCTGTCCACGGCGCCCTGCTTCAGGAGCGCCGGCTCGAAGAGCGACGCCTGCTTCGAGGATGCGGAGGCCATGTCAGAACACCTTTCCGGCCCCGGCGAGGAAGTGCTCGACGATGGGGCCCAGAGAGAGCGCGGGGAAGAACGTGAGCGCGCCTACGATGACGACGATGCTCACCAGCAGACCGGTGAAGAGCGCGCCGTTGGTGGGGAAGGTGCCGGGTCCGTCCGGTACCACCTTCTTGCCCACCATGGAGCCGGCGATGGCCAGCACTGGGATGATCATCAGGAAGCGGCCGGCCAGCATCGCGAGCCCCAGGCTGAGGTTCCAGAAGGGGGTGTTGGCGTTGAGGCCCGCGAAGGCGCTGCCGTTGTTGCCGGTGCCACTGGTGAACGCGTAGAGGATCTCCGACAGGCCATGCGGCCCCGTGTTGTTGAGCGAAGAGATGCCCTGGGGGATGACAGCCGCCACGGCTCCTAGGCCGAGGATGACCAGCGGGAAGATGAGCACGTACAGCATGGCGAGCTTCATCTCCGGGGCTTCGATCTTCTTGCCGAGGTACTCGGGCGTGCGGCCCACCATCAGGCCAGCGATGAAGACGGCGAGCACCACCATGACCAACATGCCGTAGAGGCCGGCGCCCACGCCGCCGAAGATGACCTCGCCCAGCTGGATGTTGACGAGAGGCACCAGGCCGCCCAGCGGGGTGAAGCTGTCATGCATGGCGTTGACGGCGCCGCACGAGGCGTCCGTGGTGACAGTGGCGAAGAGCGCCGAGGCGGAGATGCCGAAGCGCACCTCCTTGCCCTCCATGTTGCCCGCCTGCGCCACCTGCGCTGAGGCCACAGCGGCGTTGCCGCTGGACTCGGCGGCATAGGCGGCCGCCACGCCCACGAAGAAGAGGAGGCTCATGGCCGCGAAGAGCGCCCAGCCCTGCTTCGGGTCTCGGGCCATCATTCCGTAGGTGGAGGTAAGGGCCGCGGGGATGGCGAAGATGGACACCATCTGGACGAAGTTGGTGAGCGGCGTGGGGTTCTCGAAGGGGTGTGCGCTGTTGGCGTTGAAGAAGCCGCCGCCGTTAGTGCCCAGCATCTTGATGGCCTCCTGGGAGGCCACCGGGCCCATGGCGAGCGTCTGCTTCACACCCTCCAGCGTCGCCAGCTCGCGGTAGGGCGCGAAGTTCTGCAGCACGCCCTGCGACACCAGGAAGAGCGCATAGACGACGCAGAGGGGCAGCAGCACGTAGAGCAGCCCGCGGATGAGGTCCACCCAGAAGTTGCCCAGCGTCTTCTGTCCCTCGGGGCCTGGGCGCCGGGTGAAGCCACGAGCCAGCGCCAGCGCCACACCGAGCCCCACCGCTGCGGAGGTGAAGTTGTGCCACGTCAGTCCCACCATCTGACTGAAGTAGCTCAAGGTCGACTCGCCCGCGTAGGACTGCCAATTGGTGTTGGTGGTGAAACTGGCGGCGGTGTTGAAGGCCAGCTCCGGCCCCACCGGTCCGAAGGACTGCGGGTTGAGCGGCAGCACGTGCTGCAGCCGCAGGATGAGGTAGGTGATGAGCAG
Protein-coding regions in this window:
- the kdpB gene encoding potassium-transporting ATPase subunit KdpB, encoding MASASSKQASLFEPALLKQGAVDSLRKLHPRDVARNPVMFVVWTGSLLTTVLVLKELFTPGPATTPVWFTVLVTLWLWFTVLFANFAEAVAEGRGKAQASALRKMRKDTLARRLVDGREERVPAPSLRKGDLVVCEVGDLIPGDGEVVEGIASVDESAITGESAPVIRESGGDRSAVTGGTKVLSDRIVVRISVNPGESFLDRMIGLVEGAARQKTPNEIALHILLVGLTLVFLMACVTLVPLALYSGVRLSGTAVVALLVCLIPTTIGGLLSAIGIAGMDRLLRKNVLAMSGRAVEAAGDVDTLLLDKTGTITLGNRMATELLPMPGVRLEELAEASQLASLADETPEGRSIVTLVKDAYRMRPRELQAHQATFVPFTAQTRMSGCDLVDPHPRSIRKGAVDAIVKHVQSQGGSVPAELTQAAGRIGDAGGTPLAVSDGSRLLGIIHLKDVVKGGIRERFDRFRAMGIRTVMITGDNPRTAAAIAREAGVDDFLAEATPEAKLALIRAEQAKGKLVAMTGDGTNDAPALAQADVGVAMNTGTQAAKEAGNMVDLDSNPTKLLEVVEVGKQLLMTRGTLTTFSIANDVAKYFAILPALFMGVFPQMAPLNVMGLSSPYSAILAAVIFNALIIIALIPLALRGVRYRPLGAAALLRRSLLLYGVGGVIVPFLGIKVIDVLLTTVGLA
- the kdpA gene encoding potassium-transporting ATPase subunit KdpA — translated: MTLIGWLQILLFFGLVLVLTKPLGRYLFRVFEGEKQPLPRVFGPVERVLLRLCGADPKHEQTWSQYTLSVLAFSLFSLLITYLILRLQHVLPLNPQSFGPVGPELAFNTAASFTTNTNWQSYAGESTLSYFSQMVGLTWHNFTSAAVGLGVALALARGFTRRPGPEGQKTLGNFWVDLIRGLLYVLLPLCVVYALFLVSQGVLQNFAPYRELATLEGVKQTLAMGPVASQEAIKMLGTNGGGFFNANSAHPFENPTPLTNFVQMVSIFAIPAALTSTYGMMARDPKQGWALFAAMSLLFFVGVAAAYAAESSGNAAVASAQVAQAGNMEGKEVRFGISASALFATVTTDASCGAVNAMHDSFTPLGGLVPLVNIQLGEVIFGGVGAGLYGMLVMVVLAVFIAGLMVGRTPEYLGKKIEAPEMKLAMLYVLIFPLVILGLGAVAAVIPQGISSLNNTGPHGLSEILYAFTSGTGNNGSAFAGLNANTPFWNLSLGLAMLAGRFLMIIPVLAIAGSMVGKKVVPDGPGTFPTNGALFTGLLVSIVVIVGALTFFPALSLGPIVEHFLAGAGKVF